One window from the genome of bacterium encodes:
- a CDS encoding ABC transporter permease codes for MVRYIVQRALQLIPILIGISVLTFLMLHLVPGDPVLIFAGDKPMTEERAAEIRHQLGLDRPIWVQYWDYATHAVRGDLGRGLRSQRPVLDSILEVVPGTTELTLAALAIAAAAGVTLGVVAALMHGTWVDTAAMAFAILGVSMPVFYLSLLMIFFFSFTLGWLPATGQGGLERLIMPATALGLISSAVLARLVRSGMLAVLRQEFIVTARAKGLAPRAVVWRHALKNALIPTITMLGLQLGALLGGAVVTETIFSRPGVGRLAVDAILARDFPLVQGTVLFAAVAYVLVNLLVDVSYAVVDPRIHYG; via the coding sequence ATGGTGCGCTACATCGTCCAGCGGGCCCTGCAGCTGATCCCGATCCTCATCGGCATCTCGGTGCTGACGTTTCTGATGCTCCATCTGGTCCCCGGCGATCCGGTCCTGATTTTCGCCGGCGACAAGCCGATGACGGAGGAGCGGGCCGCGGAGATCCGCCACCAACTCGGGCTGGACCGCCCGATCTGGGTGCAGTACTGGGATTACGCCACCCACGCCGTCCGCGGCGATCTCGGACGGGGGCTGCGCAGCCAGCGGCCCGTGCTGGACAGCATCCTGGAAGTGGTACCCGGCACGACCGAGCTGACGCTGGCGGCACTCGCGATCGCCGCCGCGGCGGGGGTCACCCTCGGCGTCGTGGCCGCGCTGATGCACGGCACGTGGGTCGACACCGCGGCGATGGCGTTCGCGATCCTCGGGGTGTCGATGCCGGTGTTTTATCTGAGCCTGCTGATGATCTTCTTTTTCTCATTCACCCTGGGGTGGCTCCCCGCCACCGGCCAAGGCGGCCTGGAGCGCCTGATCATGCCGGCGACGGCGCTGGGCCTGATCTCATCGGCGGTCCTCGCCCGGTTGGTCAGGTCCGGGATGCTGGCGGTGCTCCGCCAGGAGTTCATCGTGACCGCGCGGGCGAAGGGGCTGGCGCCGCGCGCCGTGGTGTGGCGCCACGCGCTGAAGAACGCGCTCATCCCGACGATCACCATGCTCGGCCTGCAGCTGGGGGCGCTGCTGGGGGGTGCCGTCGTCACCGAGACGATCTTCTCGCGCCCCGGGGTCGGCCGGCTGGCCGTCGATGCGATCCTCGCCCGGGACTTCCCGCTGGTCCAGGGGACGGTGTTGTTCGCGGCGGTCGCCTACGTCCTGGTCAACCTCCTCGTGGACGTATCGTATGCGGTCGTCGACCCTCGGATCCACTACGGATAA
- a CDS encoding VWA domain-containing protein, translating to MVSFRWPVFLWGLLVVPFAAAAYLWLLRLRPPSAIRFPRLDVAVLAMGTRRRLRRHIPPAAFLLALAVVAFAVSRPVVPIQIPTDQSAIMLAIDVSGSMLSRDVTPTRLAAAQAAAKAFVAALPGHIRIGLVTFAGNAVLHLLPTDDHQRVQEAIAGISLRHRTAIGDGLMEAVAALPGRVRPLPDGTIPPRPPGPRPPGIVVLMSDGQNNAGMDPLAAADLARLEEVTVYTVGIGQPITPDNRWMVGGPLDEETLRAVAHRTGGEYFHPTSAGALRAVYRTLARSVGWESQPVEITGLVAALGALLLIVALVGSWRLQPLR from the coding sequence GTGGTTAGCTTCCGCTGGCCGGTCTTCCTCTGGGGGCTCCTCGTCGTCCCGTTTGCCGCGGCGGCGTATCTGTGGCTGCTGCGCCTCCGCCCCCCCTCCGCGATTAGGTTTCCACGCCTCGATGTCGCGGTCCTGGCGATGGGGACCCGCCGTCGCCTTCGCCGCCATATCCCTCCGGCCGCGTTTCTGCTGGCGCTCGCCGTCGTCGCCTTCGCCGTGTCGCGGCCGGTCGTCCCCATCCAGATCCCGACCGACCAGTCGGCGATCATGCTCGCCATCGACGTGAGCGGCAGCATGCTGTCCCGGGACGTGACCCCCACGCGTCTGGCGGCCGCCCAGGCGGCGGCCAAGGCATTTGTCGCCGCGCTGCCGGGGCACATCCGGATCGGGCTGGTCACGTTTGCGGGCAACGCCGTCCTGCACCTCCTGCCCACCGATGATCACCAGCGGGTGCAGGAAGCGATCGCGGGGATCAGCCTGAGGCACCGGACCGCGATCGGCGATGGCCTGATGGAGGCGGTCGCCGCCCTTCCCGGGCGCGTCCGCCCGCTGCCCGACGGCACCATTCCTCCACGACCGCCCGGCCCCCGGCCTCCCGGCATCGTCGTCCTCATGTCGGACGGGCAGAACAACGCCGGGATGGACCCGCTCGCGGCGGCGGACCTGGCCCGGCTCGAGGAGGTGACGGTGTATACCGTCGGCATCGGCCAGCCGATCACCCCCGACAACCGTTGGATGGTCGGCGGCCCGCTGGACGAAGAAACCCTGCGCGCGGTGGCGCACCGGACCGGCGGCGAGTACTTTCATCCCACGTCCGCCGGGGCGCTGCGCGCGGTTTATCGCACGCTCGCCCGCAGCGTGGGGTGGGAATCGCAGCCGGTTGAGATCACCGGCCTCGTCGCCGCGCTGGGGGCTCTTCTCCTGATCGTCGCCCTCGTTGGCTCGTGGCGGCTGCAGCCGCTGCGGTGA
- a CDS encoding amidohydrolase family protein, with the protein MHAARLAIKARRIIDGTGRPPIERGVVLVEGERITAVGREADLPIPQGAEVIDCGGQTLLPGFVDAHSHASIVPGLGDQIGQLRQPPVPQLLRAIQNLRLDLRSGVTTMRVVGEEHFIDVDLRGAIAAGTLPGPRLLVATRPITARNGHGAALTYSDGEDEIRKRIRENVARGADLIKLFMTGGTSSKGTSTRWYAYTPHEVQVAVEEAHRNNKPIAVHAHGGPGVKICIDAGVDTIEHGKLCDPDDFVAMRKRGTWLVTNNAVSGHPDGIEKGDAHEPSIMAKLKEARARSQETFRSVLESGVRWALGTDSMHGLMWWEIAQVVEWGADRHDAIQAATRRAAEAIGLANEVGTLEPGKLADVISVDANPLEDISSLRRVGLILQGGRRRDTLSAE; encoded by the coding sequence ATGCACGCAGCGCGTCTCGCGATTAAGGCACGGCGCATCATTGACGGCACCGGCCGCCCGCCGATCGAGCGGGGGGTGGTGCTGGTGGAGGGGGAGCGGATCACCGCGGTCGGCCGCGAGGCGGACCTCCCCATCCCGCAGGGGGCCGAGGTGATCGACTGCGGCGGGCAGACCCTCCTGCCGGGTTTTGTCGATGCCCATTCCCACGCCTCGATCGTCCCCGGCCTGGGGGACCAGATCGGCCAGCTCCGCCAGCCCCCGGTGCCGCAGCTGCTGCGGGCGATCCAGAACCTCCGCCTCGACCTGCGGTCCGGCGTGACTACGATGCGGGTGGTGGGCGAGGAGCACTTCATCGACGTCGACCTGCGCGGAGCCATCGCCGCGGGAACGCTCCCCGGCCCGCGGCTCCTGGTCGCGACCCGGCCGATCACCGCCCGCAACGGGCACGGTGCCGCGCTGACGTACTCCGACGGGGAGGACGAGATTCGCAAGCGTATCCGGGAAAACGTGGCCAGAGGCGCCGACCTCATCAAGCTCTTCATGACGGGCGGCACTTCGAGCAAGGGAACGTCCACCCGCTGGTACGCCTACACCCCCCACGAGGTCCAGGTGGCGGTGGAGGAGGCGCACCGGAACAACAAGCCCATCGCCGTCCACGCCCACGGAGGTCCCGGGGTGAAGATCTGCATCGACGCAGGGGTCGACACGATCGAACACGGCAAGCTGTGCGACCCGGACGACTTCGTGGCCATGCGCAAGCGCGGCACATGGCTGGTGACCAACAACGCGGTGAGCGGCCATCCCGACGGCATCGAGAAGGGGGATGCTCACGAGCCGTCGATCATGGCCAAGCTCAAGGAAGCGCGCGCGAGGTCTCAGGAGACCTTCCGGTCTGTGCTCGAGAGCGGCGTCCGGTGGGCGCTCGGCACCGATTCGATGCACGGCCTGATGTGGTGGGAGATCGCCCAGGTCGTCGAATGGGGAGCGGACCGGCACGATGCGATTCAGGCCGCCACCCGCCGTGCCGCCGAGGCGATCGGGCTGGCGAACGAGGTGGGGACTCTCGAGCCCGGGAAGTTGGCCGACGTGATCAGCGTGGACGCCAACCCGCTCGAGGATATCAGCTCCCTGCGGCGTGTCGGGCTGATCCTTCAAGGCGGCCGCCGCCGGGATACGCTGTCGGCCGAATAG
- a CDS encoding MBL fold metallo-hydrolase, translating to MEVTCYGAVRTVTGSMHLVETSGVRLLLDCGLFQGRRDEAYEVNAHLPFPPSSIDAVVLSHAHLDHCGNLPTLVSQGFSGPIYCTPATRDLAGLILRDSAKVQHQDAVFLAKRGRTGGKPSSPPLYSAEEAEAAIGHLVGVPYGRAFPIGGATVTFRDAGHILGSAVTSIEAAGRTLGFTGDLGRPGAPILRDPEPLPAVDVLLMESTYGTRRHPPIAEGERKLGEIVSETVAGGGKVLIPSFAVGRAQDITYALHRLRETGRVPAVATYVDSPMAVDATEIFRLHPECFDDEVRTHLEWQDPFGFKGLSYLRSAEESKTLNTKAESFLVIATSGMCESGRILQHLRHHIADPRSVLLIVGFQAANTLGRRLVDGVSPVRVYGEPFDVRLRVAVLAAFSAHADGAELVEWVQRVPKVGRVYCVHGEEGEAAGLAGVLSARGIPTEIPPRGQPITV from the coding sequence ATGGAAGTGACCTGCTATGGCGCGGTGCGCACCGTGACGGGATCGATGCACCTGGTCGAGACGTCCGGGGTCCGTCTGCTGCTCGACTGCGGGCTGTTTCAGGGGCGGCGGGATGAGGCCTACGAGGTGAACGCCCATCTCCCGTTTCCACCGTCCAGCATCGACGCCGTGGTCCTTTCTCACGCGCATCTCGACCACTGCGGCAACCTTCCCACCCTCGTCAGCCAAGGGTTCTCCGGTCCGATCTACTGCACGCCGGCGACGCGGGATCTTGCGGGGCTGATCCTCCGCGACAGCGCGAAGGTTCAGCACCAGGACGCGGTGTTTCTCGCGAAGCGGGGGCGCACCGGTGGGAAACCGTCCTCCCCACCGCTGTACAGCGCCGAAGAGGCGGAGGCGGCGATCGGCCACCTCGTGGGGGTCCCCTACGGGCGGGCGTTTCCGATCGGGGGCGCGACGGTCACCTTTCGCGACGCCGGGCACATCCTCGGGTCGGCGGTGACGAGCATCGAGGCCGCGGGACGCACGCTCGGGTTCACGGGCGATCTCGGACGTCCGGGGGCACCCATCCTCCGCGACCCCGAGCCGCTGCCGGCCGTCGATGTCCTGCTGATGGAATCGACCTACGGAACCCGCCGGCACCCCCCGATCGCCGAAGGCGAGCGCAAGCTGGGCGAGATCGTCAGCGAGACCGTCGCCGGCGGCGGCAAGGTTCTCATCCCGTCGTTCGCCGTCGGGCGCGCCCAGGACATCACCTACGCGCTCCACCGGCTGCGCGAAACCGGCCGGGTGCCCGCGGTGGCGACCTACGTCGACAGCCCCATGGCGGTGGACGCGACCGAGATCTTCCGGCTCCATCCGGAGTGCTTTGACGACGAAGTCCGAACGCACTTGGAGTGGCAGGATCCCTTCGGGTTCAAGGGGCTCAGCTACCTGCGGTCGGCGGAGGAGTCGAAGACGCTGAACACCAAAGCCGAGTCGTTCCTCGTGATCGCCACCTCGGGGATGTGCGAGTCCGGGCGGATCCTCCAGCATCTCCGCCATCACATTGCCGACCCCAGATCCGTGCTGCTCATCGTGGGGTTCCAGGCGGCGAACACCCTCGGCCGCCGTCTCGTCGACGGCGTCTCGCCGGTGCGGGTCTACGGGGAACCCTTTGACGTCCGGCTGCGGGTCGCGGTCCTGGCGGCATTCAGCGCCCATGCCGACGGAGCCGAGTTGGTGGAGTGGGTGCAGCGGGTGCCGAAGGTCGGGAGGGTGTACTGCGTGCACGGGGAGGAGGGTGAGGCGGCCGGGCTGGCCGGCGTGCTCTCCGCGCGCGGGATCCCCACCGAGATCCCCCCCCGCGGCCAGCCGATCACGGTCTGA
- a CDS encoding Gfo/Idh/MocA family oxidoreductase, whose product MTTHPLRIGVLGAGAWACHAHIPGWLRDPRCRVVTVCDVDPAKAQDAARHFDIPDPSDNWKAVVDRPDLDVIDVVTPSHTHHELSRAALLAGKHVLCEKPVAFDFRDTLRAADLAKRQGRLTKLGFTFRYSPGVRYAKSLIDGGFVGTPFIFNGYEQNSQWLDPKTPLRQVDPGADPSILRVSSLEGYGAPIIDIGHWWVGAGYARVVGTMRNFIPERMVRATGRMMRMNIDDGAVYIGEYQNGAVGSIQTSYVTIGNYPGIEARIYGTRGAIICRLVEEGGVAETIKVATPDQVEFRPMEIPAEFYPAGGHARESWRSLFYANLIKDFIDEILDGGGRNQGNFEDGARVQEVINAVERSFRERRWVDLPLER is encoded by the coding sequence ATGACTACACATCCGCTCAGGATCGGCGTGCTCGGCGCGGGGGCTTGGGCCTGCCACGCTCATATCCCCGGGTGGCTGCGCGATCCGCGCTGCCGTGTCGTGACGGTCTGCGACGTTGACCCGGCCAAGGCGCAGGATGCCGCTCGGCACTTCGACATCCCGGACCCCAGCGACAACTGGAAGGCGGTCGTCGACCGGCCCGACCTCGATGTCATCGACGTCGTGACGCCCTCCCACACCCACCACGAACTATCGCGCGCGGCGCTCCTGGCGGGGAAGCACGTCCTCTGCGAAAAGCCCGTGGCCTTTGATTTCCGGGACACCCTCCGGGCGGCGGACCTCGCCAAACGTCAGGGACGCCTGACCAAGTTGGGCTTCACGTTCCGCTACAGCCCGGGGGTCCGGTACGCAAAGTCGCTGATCGACGGCGGGTTCGTCGGCACCCCGTTCATCTTCAACGGGTACGAGCAGAACTCGCAGTGGCTGGACCCAAAAACCCCGCTCCGCCAGGTGGATCCCGGCGCCGATCCCTCAATCCTGCGGGTGTCATCGCTCGAGGGGTACGGGGCGCCGATCATCGACATCGGTCACTGGTGGGTGGGCGCCGGGTACGCGCGCGTCGTCGGCACGATGCGGAACTTCATCCCGGAACGGATGGTGCGCGCCACCGGCCGGATGATGCGGATGAACATCGACGACGGGGCGGTCTACATCGGCGAGTACCAGAACGGGGCCGTCGGGTCGATCCAAACGAGCTACGTGACGATCGGCAACTACCCGGGGATCGAGGCACGGATCTACGGGACCCGCGGCGCGATCATCTGCCGCCTGGTCGAGGAAGGCGGGGTTGCGGAAACGATCAAGGTCGCCACCCCCGACCAGGTGGAGTTCCGGCCCATGGAGATCCCGGCCGAATTTTACCCGGCGGGCGGCCACGCCAGGGAGTCGTGGCGCTCGCTCTTCTACGCCAACCTCATCAAGGATTTCATCGACGAGATCCTGGATGGGGGCGGCCGCAACCAGGGCAACTTCGAGGACGGCGCGCGGGTCCAGGAAGTGATCAACGCCGTCGAACGCTCCTTCCGGGAGCGCCGCTGGGTCGACCTGCCGCTCGAGCGATAG
- a CDS encoding mandelate racemase/muconate lactonizing enzyme family protein — protein MKIVSTEARCYRVPLPAPWGSATHRITHHELIITRVATDAKLGGVGWAYTIGTGGTAVAALLSDYLLPMIDGRDPAPIGRIWHELWQGTHDAAGGIARLALASLDIALWDLAARAAARPLAEVLGGRVQPVVAYGSGVNLHLPLPELRAQVEGWQRRGYQAFKMKVGSDDPDADVERVRAVREQVGPRARLMVDANQKWTAAEAVRRVRMLEPFAPHWIEEPVLADDVPGNAWVKAHVPLPVALGENVHSTYQFAEYVRQSAVDIVQPDVARVGGITEWMKIAHLAESHNLLVSGHLMAEISCHLHCAVSNATVLEDVDGGSLADLGVLRTPLRAERGCLTPPSVPGHGVEFDWDALRRYEVRPGAGAPAAASRPARA, from the coding sequence GTGAAGATCGTCTCAACCGAGGCTCGCTGCTACCGGGTGCCGCTGCCGGCACCATGGGGAAGCGCGACGCATCGCATCACGCATCACGAGCTCATCATCACGCGGGTGGCGACCGATGCCAAACTCGGCGGGGTCGGCTGGGCCTACACGATCGGGACCGGCGGCACCGCAGTCGCGGCGCTGCTCTCGGACTACCTGCTGCCCATGATCGACGGACGCGACCCCGCGCCGATCGGCCGGATCTGGCACGAACTCTGGCAGGGCACGCATGATGCCGCCGGCGGGATCGCCCGGTTGGCCCTGGCCTCGCTGGACATCGCGCTGTGGGACCTCGCCGCCCGGGCCGCCGCCCGGCCGCTGGCTGAGGTGCTCGGCGGCCGGGTGCAGCCCGTGGTCGCCTACGGCAGCGGGGTCAACCTCCACCTGCCGCTCCCCGAGTTGCGCGCGCAGGTCGAGGGCTGGCAGCGGCGCGGGTATCAGGCGTTTAAGATGAAGGTCGGGTCGGACGATCCGGACGCGGACGTGGAACGCGTGCGGGCGGTACGTGAGCAGGTTGGCCCACGCGCCCGGCTGATGGTTGACGCCAACCAAAAGTGGACGGCGGCGGAGGCGGTGCGGCGGGTCAGGATGCTCGAGCCCTTCGCCCCGCACTGGATCGAGGAGCCGGTGCTCGCGGACGACGTCCCAGGAAACGCCTGGGTGAAAGCGCACGTGCCTCTGCCCGTGGCCCTCGGCGAGAACGTTCACAGCACGTATCAGTTTGCCGAGTACGTGCGCCAGTCGGCGGTCGACATCGTGCAGCCCGACGTGGCACGGGTGGGGGGCATCACCGAGTGGATGAAGATTGCCCACCTGGCCGAGAGCCACAACCTCCTCGTCTCCGGGCACCTGATGGCCGAGATCTCCTGCCACCTCCACTGCGCCGTGTCGAACGCCACGGTCCTCGAAGACGTCGATGGGGGCAGCCTGGCGGACCTGGGGGTGCTCCGGACGCCGCTGCGGGCCGAGCGGGGATGCCTGACCCCCCCATCGGTCCCGGGCCATGGGGTGGAGTTCGACTGGGACGCGCTGCGGCGGTACGAGGTCAGACCGGGAGCCGGGGCGCCCGCCGCCGCGTCGCGGCCCGCGCGCGCCTAG
- a CDS encoding ABC transporter substrate-binding protein, with amino-acid sequence MSTDDRVGRRSNAKRSRRLGRREFLAAAGAWAGAAGLAAGGMVRLADAASGGGGTLTYGLGFDLDDTMDPQVTNFDSTIRVTLNICEPLVWEPTPGKFLPALAESWQVSPDAKTYTFRLRKGVKFHDGTPFTAEAVKFTMDRVVAPETKAGQSHDQLGPYDHTEVVDDYTAKIVMKDGYAPLLTNLNGYLGIVSPTAVKKMGLADFARHPVGTGPFTFKEWIPKDHITLVRNPAYNWASSMFKHQGAAYLDQVIFKIISEGSVRTGTLKSGETQYIDDIDQLAYDSLRSDKRFVVIERGQPGSGFVLLLNVTTKTPVADLAVRRAIEYGVDREGLNKSVFHGLMRVAWSPLMRPTFGYDPSTERIYSFDPTKAKQLLDEAGWKAGSDGIREKGGQKLTIDFPIISRPRDKAMAESVQASLRDVGIDVKVTPLERAAFRDIVRQNRYDVNFMWFSYGDPDVLRTIFHSANINAFNRARYQVPEVDKMLEEAAATTDRARRAGLYSRIQQRVLRDAVCVPLVDTLTYNAKRAEVQGDAIDALASYVWLYDVQIKK; translated from the coding sequence ATGAGCACGGATGACCGTGTTGGGAGACGGAGCAACGCGAAGCGGTCCCGGCGGCTGGGGCGCCGGGAGTTCCTCGCCGCGGCCGGCGCCTGGGCCGGGGCGGCCGGCCTGGCGGCGGGCGGGATGGTCCGGCTGGCCGACGCGGCTTCCGGCGGGGGGGGAACGCTGACCTACGGGCTCGGCTTCGACCTGGACGACACGATGGACCCGCAGGTCACCAACTTCGACTCCACGATCCGGGTGACCCTCAACATCTGCGAGCCGCTGGTCTGGGAACCCACGCCCGGGAAGTTCCTCCCGGCGCTCGCCGAGTCGTGGCAGGTCTCGCCCGACGCCAAGACCTACACCTTCCGGCTGCGGAAGGGGGTGAAGTTCCACGACGGGACCCCGTTCACGGCCGAGGCGGTCAAGTTCACGATGGACCGGGTTGTGGCCCCCGAGACCAAGGCGGGCCAGTCGCACGATCAGCTCGGCCCGTACGACCACACCGAAGTCGTCGACGACTACACCGCCAAAATCGTGATGAAGGACGGCTACGCGCCGCTGCTCACCAACCTGAACGGGTACCTCGGGATCGTCTCGCCGACCGCGGTGAAGAAAATGGGCCTGGCGGATTTCGCCCGCCACCCCGTCGGCACGGGGCCGTTCACGTTCAAGGAGTGGATCCCCAAGGATCATATCACGCTCGTCCGCAACCCCGCCTACAACTGGGCGTCGTCGATGTTCAAGCATCAGGGGGCGGCATACCTCGACCAGGTGATCTTCAAGATCATCTCGGAAGGCTCGGTGCGGACCGGAACGCTGAAGTCGGGGGAAACGCAGTACATCGACGACATCGACCAGCTCGCGTACGATTCGCTGCGCAGCGACAAGCGGTTCGTCGTGATCGAGCGCGGCCAGCCCGGCTCGGGGTTCGTCCTGCTCTTGAACGTCACGACCAAGACCCCGGTCGCGGACCTGGCCGTCCGCCGCGCGATCGAGTACGGGGTCGATCGAGAGGGATTGAACAAATCGGTCTTCCACGGCCTCATGCGGGTCGCCTGGAGCCCACTGATGCGGCCGACCTTTGGATACGATCCCTCGACCGAGAGGATTTACAGCTTCGATCCGACGAAGGCGAAGCAGCTCCTGGACGAGGCCGGCTGGAAGGCCGGATCCGACGGCATCCGCGAGAAGGGCGGCCAGAAGCTCACGATCGACTTTCCCATCATCAGCCGGCCGCGAGATAAGGCGATGGCGGAGTCGGTGCAGGCGAGCCTGCGGGATGTCGGCATCGACGTCAAGGTCACGCCCCTCGAGCGCGCCGCCTTCCGGGACATCGTGCGGCAGAACCGGTACGACGTCAATTTCATGTGGTTCTCCTACGGAGACCCGGACGTGCTGCGGACGATCTTCCACTCGGCGAACATCAACGCGTTCAACCGCGCGCGGTACCAAGTCCCCGAGGTCGACAAGATGCTGGAGGAGGCGGCGGCCACCACCGACCGGGCCCGCCGCGCCGGGCTGTACTCGCGAATCCAGCAGCGGGTCCTGCGGGACGCGGTCTGCGTCCCCCTCGTCGATACGCTCACCTACAATGCGAAACGGGCCGAGGTCCAGGGCGACGCGATCGACGCGCTGGCGTCCTACGTGTGGTTGTACGACGTGCAGATCAAGAAATAG
- a CDS encoding DUF885 domain-containing protein codes for MTRPPAGPAALDDFFASYYRRRPVSATFIGMHDYDDHLPDFSARGVDDTRAEMAAIRKRLRALPPGPLTDAEAMDLALAEGFLDIQEWEFASPHFHRGNPCLYTGEAVFGVIGLFLRDFAPPARRVGAAIARMAAVPRLLAQGRANLVEAPRGWVERAIQECIGARAFFQSGIEALIRQHGIRDPQFHSTAAAAAAAFAEFQSFLETDLGPRGGEAYACGGEAFALYLRRGHFLEIDAAAVRAAAEEQIAACEGELASCARAVGARDWRDALAQLADRHPAADAYHGRFSELWTAAREAALAHHLLTWPDYPIDYRPQPAWARGAAPYLYFLPYRSPAPLDRLPVVDYLVPPLDPEMPSEEQARRLRAVNDSVIKLNHVVHHGGIGHHIQNWYAYRAASRIGRVAAVDCALRIAMFCGGTMAEGWACYATDLMDEIGFLSPLEQCAQVHAHLRQAARAFVDVNLHHGTFTLEEAAAFYQERVGLAPGAARAEAIKNSMFPATAMMYMVGTRLIHELRRELAARRPDAFDLRRFHDDVLGYGSVPVALISSAMRTAHALV; via the coding sequence ATGACACGCCCCCCCGCCGGCCCCGCGGCCCTCGACGACTTCTTCGCCTCCTATTACCGGCGTCGCCCGGTCAGCGCGACCTTCATCGGGATGCACGACTACGACGACCACCTCCCCGATTTCTCCGCGCGCGGGGTCGACGACACCCGCGCAGAGATGGCGGCGATCCGGAAGCGGCTGCGCGCTCTGCCCCCCGGACCGCTCACGGACGCCGAGGCGATGGACCTGGCGCTGGCCGAGGGGTTCCTGGACATCCAGGAATGGGAGTTCGCGTCGCCCCACTTCCACCGCGGCAACCCCTGCCTCTACACCGGCGAAGCCGTGTTCGGCGTGATCGGTCTCTTCTTGCGCGACTTCGCCCCCCCCGCCCGGCGGGTCGGCGCGGCGATCGCCCGGATGGCCGCGGTTCCCCGGCTCCTCGCGCAGGGCCGGGCCAATCTCGTCGAAGCCCCGCGGGGCTGGGTCGAGCGGGCGATCCAGGAGTGCATCGGCGCGCGCGCGTTCTTCCAGTCGGGCATCGAGGCCCTCATCCGGCAGCACGGCATCCGGGACCCACAGTTCCACTCCACCGCCGCGGCGGCCGCCGCGGCCTTCGCCGAGTTCCAATCGTTCCTGGAAACGGACCTCGGCCCCCGGGGAGGCGAGGCGTACGCCTGCGGCGGCGAGGCCTTCGCCCTCTACCTGCGCCGCGGGCACTTCCTCGAGATCGACGCCGCCGCCGTGCGCGCGGCCGCCGAGGAGCAGATTGCCGCGTGCGAGGGGGAGCTCGCATCGTGCGCCCGAGCGGTTGGAGCCCGGGACTGGCGCGACGCCCTCGCCCAGCTCGCCGACCGGCACCCGGCGGCCGACGCCTACCACGGCCGATTCTCCGAACTCTGGACGGCGGCGCGGGAGGCCGCGCTGGCCCACCACCTCCTCACCTGGCCCGACTACCCCATCGACTACCGCCCCCAGCCCGCCTGGGCCCGCGGAGCCGCCCCGTACCTCTACTTCCTCCCGTACCGCTCGCCGGCGCCTTTGGACCGCCTGCCGGTCGTGGACTACCTGGTGCCCCCGCTCGATCCGGAGATGCCGTCCGAGGAACAGGCCCGCCGCCTGCGCGCCGTGAACGACAGCGTGATCAAGCTGAACCACGTCGTCCATCACGGAGGGATCGGCCACCACATCCAGAACTGGTACGCCTACCGCGCCGCCTCCCGGATCGGCCGGGTGGCCGCGGTTGACTGTGCGCTGCGGATCGCGATGTTCTGCGGGGGCACGATGGCGGAAGGGTGGGCGTGCTACGCGACCGACCTGATGGACGAGATCGGCTTTCTGAGTCCGCTCGAACAATGCGCCCAGGTTCACGCCCACCTCAGGCAGGCGGCGCGGGCCTTCGTCGACGTGAACCTGCACCACGGAACCTTCACGCTGGAGGAGGCGGCGGCGTTTTACCAGGAGCGTGTCGGCCTCGCCCCGGGAGCGGCCCGGGCCGAAGCGATCAAGAACAGCATGTTCCCCGCGACGGCGATGATGTACATGGTCGGCACCCGCCTCATCCACGAGCTTCGGCGCGAGCTCGCGGCCCGGCGCCCTGACGCGTTCGATCTGCGCCGCTTCCACGACGACGTCCTGGGGTACGGTTCGGTGCCGGTGGCGTTGATCTCGTCGGCGATGCGAACGGCACACGCGTTGGTCTAG